DNA sequence from the Paenibacillus azoreducens genome:
CCTCGCGGGAGGTATCGCCTGCCGCTTGGCCAGAAGCGTTGTTATCTGCGGATCTAGCCGGTTCTTTGTCGTATTGGACGATTTGCATGTTTCCCACCTGAAAACGTGCCAAAATGGTTTCCATCATATTTTGTGCAAAAGAGGTAGTCGAAAAGGCAACTGTCAAGATAGCAACAGCCATAGCACTTACGGTTGTAGTTTTCCATTTATTTTTTTTCATCACGATCTCATCCTTTTTCGTAAAATTTGGTTGAATGGTCCCTGCTCCCATTTTAAATGCGAGACGATGGTAGATTCGGTCTTTAGAGGCTTTGTCATTAAGCTCCAGATTGGCAAGCAAGTTGGTCAAATCGCGGAATTCATCAACATCCTGCCTATTTTTCATTTTAAAAAACCTCCCTTTTCCAGTTCTTGTTGAAGCTTTTTCAGACATCTGTAGAGGACTACACCGATATTTGAACTGCTGACTCCGAGAAGGTCAGCAATTTCCGCATTTTTCAAACCAGCTGCATACTTCATGCCGATGATATTACGTTCCTTATCACTTAGCTTTGCCAGAGCCTTGTACAAGATTTCGTTGCTGTCTTCGAGGATGACAATTTCTTCCGGAGATGGCCTTGGTAAAATCATGTCCAGAATTGAATCCAGCGAAAAGGTGATCCTTTTTTTTTGTGAACGGAAGTAATCAGTCACAGCGTTTCTAGCAATCGCAAACAACCAAACTTCAAAATTGGATTTCTGTGGCGAGTAGCTGTTGTATTTTGAAATCACTGCTTCAAATACATGACTGCAAATCTCTTCCGCATCATAGTGGTTGTTAATTCGGTAGCAAATATATTTGTAAACACGGCTATAATATGCATCGTAAATCTCTGCAAATTTTTCTTCTGACATGATCCCTTTTTTAAGATCACGAATGCCGCTGTGGCTAATTCCTGTATTCGCCTGAGCAACCTCCAACTACTTCCCCTCCCTCCTCAATTATGAGATGCATCCATTAAAGGGATAACAAATTGCGCAATTTGTTGTGGTTGTATGAGTCTCACATTAGTTAATACGGAAAACGAATCATTTTATTAACAAATTAGTTCAATTTTTATTAGAGAAATGCTTTGCATATGGAAAAATGTATTGCTAACTTCTAACGAAACACATCGAACGCGAGGACACCTAAAGGACGCAATGCTGTTCAATATTAGCCTTTTTGGAAGCGGTATGCACCTGGCCGGGCTGGATCGGGCGGAGCTGCAGAAGGATTTCTGTATGAAAACCCGAATTTTTTTAGATTCAGAAGAAGATCTGCTAGTCGGTTTTAAGAGGGGAGGATTTGTTAAGGTTTCTGTAAGGTTGCCATAAAGTACGTGTAAGGTACGGTCATTACAATTGGATACAATGACAACTATCCAAGGAGACCTAAATATGCAACCTTCTGTTTCATCCAAAGAGAGGATTGTATCACTTGATATTATTCGCGGAATGGCGTTATTTGGCATATTGCTAATCAATATCAAAGGGTATCGCGTTGTGGTAGAAGGGATGGCGTTGCCGGACATTGCCGGCTTTAATGAAGTCATTCAGACTTTCACAACCGTTTTTATCGAAAAGAAATTCTATTCTATTTTCTCGTTTCTGTTTGGGGCTGGTTTTTACCTGTTTGCTTCGCGCGCCGAAAGCCGGGGGGACAAGCCGCTGCGCCTTTTCTCCAGAAGGCTGCTGGCACTGTTGTTGATCGGTGTTGCGCATTTGCCCATTTTCTGGGGGAGCATTTTGTTTTTTTATGCGCTGATCGGCTTCCTGCTGCTCCCCTTTTATCGGGCTAGCGTTAAGACTACGCTTTGGATCGGAGGAGGGCTGTTGGTACTGCACCTTGCAGCGACTGGACTGCAATTTGCCATTTCTTATTCGGAGCTGGAGATAGCGCAAGCTCTGAACTTTCTCACCAATGACTGCATTACCATCTTCCTCATGTTCTTGTCTGGCTGCGTTGCGGCGAAGGCGGGATGGATCGGAAAGACGGGCGAGCATATTCGATCTATTCGAAAGCTATTTCTGCTGCTGCTTCCGATTGCTGCGGGACTGTCGGTTTGGATGTGGGTAGCCGAAGGCAACGCCGATCCGCTGTTGTCTTCGATTGTTGCGCTGAGCGCAATTCCTATGGCTTATTGTTATCTTTCCGGTTTGTTTTTGCTGCTAGAGCATCGAAGTATCGCCCGTTTGTTCAGCCCGGTAGGGAAGTTAGGGCGTATGGCGCTCACCAATTATGTCGCGCAAAGCCTGATCGGCGTCGCCCTGTTGGATATGTTCGGTATTAATTTTCCGACACCGGTAGAGATTGTGCTAGTGGCAATAGTTATATTTGTGATTCAAGTGGTGATAAGCGTCGTCTGGCTGCGGTTTTTCCGCATGGGTCCACTGGAGAAGCTTTGGCGTATCATGACTTATGGCAGAAGGGCTATCGGGCGAACCGGGCGAACGCATGTCTCCGCTAGGGATTAATATGCGACGCCATATTGCTAAAAATCATGCGATTGATATGTAGTGACGAGCATGAAGCTGTCCTGGACGAGCGCGACGGATCACGCCGGTGTGACCGGCTACCGGATCTACGTCGATGGCAAGGAGTTCACGACGGTAAGCGGGAACGTGTATGGAACAACCGTCAACGGTCTGACGGCTGATACCAAGTATGCGTTCAAGGTCACTGCTTATGACGCGGTAGGGAATGAAAGCGAGCCGATAAGCAAGCAACGACAGCCCAATCTTCGAGTGGAGGCGGAGGTTCCTCAGGCAGCGGTTCTGGAGACAGTGGTTCCGAAGCAGGCCGCGTGTTACCCGGCAACGCCAATCTGAAAGACTTGCAGGTATGGGCCCCAAGCCATCCGAACCGGCCAAAAGAGTTCAATCTTCCGAATCCCAAAGAACGCTGCCATCAAGTTACTCGCGTTCGGCTTGTTTCCGGTGTGCGATGCGGCTGCTTGCGGCTGCGGCGATCGCTCCGACGATATCGTCCAGGAAGGTATGGGTTTCACCGGTGCTTTTATCGTTCAAGCGTTCGAGGACGCCGGGTTTCAACTTGTCCACGTAACCATAATTGGTAAAACCGATGCTGCCGTAAACGTTCACGATGGAAAAAGCCAATATTTCGTCCACGCCGTACAGGCTTTCATCATTCACCAACATCTCCTGCAATGGCGAAATCAACTTGCCTTCCTCGGCAAGCACATCCAGCTGAATGCCGGTTAACACCGCATTTTGCACTTCGCGCTTGCTCAGCACCCTTTTAACATTTTCCATGCATTCTTCCATCGTCAGATTCGGGTAATATTTTCTCTGAAGAGTCATCACGAGCTCGGCGATTTCCTCCAGCTTCACGCCTCTTTTGGCGAGCCATTCCAGCGTAGCGTCGGCTACTTCTCGGCTGTTAAGGCTGTATGGCGCTTTTTCATTGTTATGTTCACTCATATGATCCCTCCGTTAACAAAGTTGGTATTTCAAATTGTACTTTTCTTCCATCATATTGTCCAGTTTCCCGCCAACAGACAGGGGGGACAGGCGCCGCTTTTCGTTTTTTTGGGACCGGCTGTTATTTTTTAAAGCGGGGGCTCGTATACATGGTAGTACAATCTGTACAAAATGATTAGGAGGAACCATGCATATGACCAAAGTTAATAAAATTCGCGGCATTACTGCCGCCGGATTGTTGGCCGTTCCGGTTTTGCTCTCAGGCTGCAATTTGTTTGGCTCCCAATCTTCCATGGATATCGACAAGCCCCCGACCGAAATCGAACAGCAAATGCTGAACATGACGGAAGGACCGGTCTCAACCAATAAAGGCAATAAAGGAGATCAAACGCAAAGCGGGCCCAAAACGACTGTTTATCTTATGAATGACAAAGGTTTATTGGCCCCCGTTTCACTTGGAATCCCCGAATCCAAAGACGAAGACGCCTTGAAGCAGGCACTGCAGGCTCTGGTATCCGGCGGGGAATACGCCAAATATTTACCG
Encoded proteins:
- a CDS encoding sigma-70 family RNA polymerase sigma factor, giving the protein MEVAQANTGISHSGIRDLKKGIMSEEKFAEIYDAYYSRVYKYICYRINNHYDAEEICSHVFEAVISKYNSYSPQKSNFEVWLFAIARNAVTDYFRSQKKRITFSLDSILDMILPRPSPEEIVILEDSNEILYKALAKLSDKERNIIGMKYAAGLKNAEIADLLGVSSSNIGVVLYRCLKKLQQELEKGGFLK
- a CDS encoding phosphatidylglycerophosphatase A, translated to MSEHNNEKAPYSLNSREVADATLEWLAKRGVKLEEIAELVMTLQRKYYPNLTMEECMENVKRVLSKREVQNAVLTGIQLDVLAEEGKLISPLQEMLVNDESLYGVDEILAFSIVNVYGSIGFTNYGYVDKLKPGVLERLNDKSTGETHTFLDDIVGAIAAAASSRIAHRKQAERE
- a CDS encoding fibronectin type III domain-containing protein, translated to MKLSWTSATDHAGVTGYRIYVDGKEFTTVSGNVYGTTVNGLTADTKYAFKVTAYDAVGNESEPISKQRQPNLRVEAEVPQAAVLETVVPKQAACYPATPI
- a CDS encoding DUF418 domain-containing protein, which codes for MQPSVSSKERIVSLDIIRGMALFGILLINIKGYRVVVEGMALPDIAGFNEVIQTFTTVFIEKKFYSIFSFLFGAGFYLFASRAESRGDKPLRLFSRRLLALLLIGVAHLPIFWGSILFFYALIGFLLLPFYRASVKTTLWIGGGLLVLHLAATGLQFAISYSELEIAQALNFLTNDCITIFLMFLSGCVAAKAGWIGKTGEHIRSIRKLFLLLLPIAAGLSVWMWVAEGNADPLLSSIVALSAIPMAYCYLSGLFLLLEHRSIARLFSPVGKLGRMALTNYVAQSLIGVALLDMFGINFPTPVEIVLVAIVIFVIQVVISVVWLRFFRMGPLEKLWRIMTYGRRAIGRTGRTHVSARD